One Thermoanaerobacter pseudethanolicus ATCC 33223 DNA window includes the following coding sequences:
- a CDS encoding MarR family winged helix-turn-helix transcriptional regulator, with product MNKDCDIKLLYDLFRIIRQKLNNQLKANDLSEFQKDLTIGEQQVIIILSENKSNPMYMKDIALELGISPSTLTSIVDKLVEKGLVQRNFDLEDRRKIEISLTKKGQDLYKHLAMFREKILQPIFEKLSPQELETLKNILQKIKEEL from the coding sequence ATGAACAAAGATTGTGATATTAAGCTTTTATATGACCTGTTTCGTATAATTAGACAAAAACTCAATAATCAACTGAAAGCAAATGACCTCTCTGAGTTTCAAAAAGACCTCACAATTGGAGAACAACAAGTAATAATAATTTTAAGCGAAAATAAAAGCAATCCAATGTATATGAAAGATATTGCTTTAGAATTAGGTATTTCCCCCAGCACCCTTACAAGCATAGTAGACAAACTTGTAGAGAAAGGGTTAGTTCAAAGGAACTTTGATTTGGAAGACAGAAGAAAAATAGAAATTTCTTTGACAAAAAAAGGCCAAGATCTTTATAAACACTTAGCAATGTTTAGGGAAAAAATTTTGCAGCCAATTTTTGAAAAACTCTCTCCTCAAGAATTAGAAACATTAAAAAACATATTACAAAAAATCAAAGAAGAACTATAA
- a CDS encoding ABC transporter ATP-binding protein, translated as MIELSNVRKVYNLGKVQVNALKGVSLKINKGEYVAIVGPSGSGKSTLMNIIGLLDKPTSGSYKLNGTEISTLNDDQLAYLRNRQIGFVFQSFNLLSKLDALSNVELPMLYAKIPAKERRKRAIKALEIVGLSERIHHKPNELSGGQQQRVAIARAIVMNPSFLLADEPTGNLDTNSSIEIMRIFYQLNESGTTIVMVTHEQDIANHAKRILRLRDGNIIEDTPIANRITY; from the coding sequence ATGATTGAATTGAGCAATGTAAGAAAGGTGTACAATCTTGGAAAAGTCCAAGTGAATGCATTAAAAGGCGTCTCTTTAAAAATAAATAAAGGTGAATATGTAGCAATTGTTGGTCCCTCTGGCTCTGGTAAATCTACTTTAATGAATATAATTGGTCTTTTGGATAAACCCACATCTGGAAGTTATAAGCTCAATGGAACCGAAATATCAACGTTAAATGATGACCAATTAGCTTATTTAAGAAATCGCCAGATAGGTTTTGTTTTTCAGTCTTTTAACCTTTTGAGTAAATTAGACGCACTGTCAAATGTAGAACTGCCAATGTTGTACGCCAAAATACCAGCAAAAGAGCGTAGAAAAAGAGCAATAAAAGCTTTAGAAATAGTGGGATTAAGTGAAAGAATACACCACAAACCTAATGAACTTTCAGGGGGGCAGCAACAAAGAGTAGCAATCGCTCGTGCAATTGTAATGAATCCTTCTTTTCTATTAGCTGACGAGCCAACAGGAAATCTCGACACAAACTCCAGTATTGAGATAATGAGAATTTTTTATCAACTAAATGAATCGGGTACTACAATAGTGATGGTTACCCACGAACAGGACATAGCAAATCACGCAAAAAGGATACTTCGCTTAAGAGATGGAAACATTATAGAAGATACCCCTATCGCAAACAGAATAACTTATTAG
- a CDS encoding efflux RND transporter periplasmic adaptor subunit → MKNTVKTLTIVTVILAIVASTVYAISIKNKNSASTVEVNAAKVEKGDIVSLFSTTGVVESKSKQEYYILSPTKVLKVYVSVGDNVKKGDKLLELETQDLSIQYQIAQKQLEMAQMQLDALKKLKEKQSQQSQVAAQIPNTSLPQQLPSGESTVQQPSTSQIQTSSLSLDDQIKLQQKQVEIAELNLKNIKQNMYKQQKYVIAEFDGTVTIVNAKDNSYFTSSQFPAIAVEDLNNLQIALDVKPYDAVNLKEGQKAYIHFADKTFEGVVSKVSPTATKVITQTGGDNVVKVYVDLLSNDGTIKPGFNVDVDIKIAEKKDVIKVPSEAIVSDKYGNEFVYVVENGIAKQRKVKSGLVSDLETEIIKGVNVGEKVILNPTSSIEDGTKITIKGGKD, encoded by the coding sequence ATGAAAAATACTGTTAAAACATTAACAATAGTCACAGTAATTTTAGCAATTGTAGCTTCTACCGTTTATGCAATCTCTATAAAAAACAAAAACTCTGCTTCCACTGTAGAGGTAAATGCTGCTAAAGTTGAAAAAGGTGATATAGTTTCTTTATTCTCTACCACAGGAGTAGTAGAATCAAAGTCCAAACAAGAATATTACATATTATCTCCTACTAAAGTTTTAAAAGTCTATGTATCCGTTGGAGATAATGTAAAAAAAGGAGATAAACTTCTAGAATTAGAAACACAAGATTTATCTATACAATATCAAATTGCACAAAAACAACTGGAAATGGCGCAAATGCAACTGGATGCATTAAAAAAATTAAAAGAAAAACAGTCACAACAATCCCAAGTCGCAGCTCAAATTCCAAATACCTCTTTGCCACAACAACTCCCTTCGGGAGAAAGTACAGTACAACAACCCTCCACTTCACAGATACAAACTTCTTCTCTTAGCCTTGACGACCAAATAAAACTCCAACAAAAACAAGTAGAAATTGCAGAATTAAATCTCAAAAATATAAAGCAAAATATGTATAAACAGCAAAAATATGTTATTGCTGAATTTGATGGGACAGTAACCATAGTAAATGCCAAAGATAATAGCTATTTTACCTCCTCTCAATTTCCTGCAATTGCAGTAGAAGACTTAAACAACTTGCAAATTGCACTTGATGTAAAACCTTATGATGCGGTAAATTTAAAAGAAGGGCAAAAAGCCTACATACATTTTGCAGATAAAACTTTTGAAGGAGTAGTAAGTAAAGTAAGTCCAACTGCGACAAAAGTAATCACTCAAACAGGTGGAGATAATGTCGTAAAAGTTTATGTGGACCTTTTAAGCAATGATGGCACAATAAAACCAGGTTTTAATGTAGATGTCGACATAAAAATTGCCGAAAAAAAAGATGTAATAAAAGTTCCATCAGAAGCAATCGTAAGTGACAAATATGGTAACGAATTTGTGTATGTAGTAGAAAATGGTATAGCAAAACAAAGGAAAGTAAAAAGCGGACTCGTTTCTGATTTGGAGACAGAAATCATAAAGGGAGTAAATGTCGGCGAAAAAGTCATACTAAATCCCACCAGTTCTATCGAAGATGGTACAAAAATCACAATAAAGGGCGGGAAAGACTGA